One genomic window of Eptesicus fuscus isolate TK198812 chromosome 6, DD_ASM_mEF_20220401, whole genome shotgun sequence includes the following:
- the LOC129149304 gene encoding high mobility group protein B1-like, which translates to MGKGDPKKPRGKMSSYAFFVQTCREEHKKKHPDASVSFSEFSKKCSERWRTMSAKGKGKFEDMAKADKARYEREMKTYIPPKGETKKKFKDPNAPKRPPSAFFLFCSEYRPKIKGEHPGLSIGDVSKKLGVMWNNTAADDKQPYEKKAAKLKEKYEKDIAAYRAKGKPDANKKGVVKAEKSKKKKEEEEDEEDDEEEEEEEDEEDEEEEDDDDE; encoded by the coding sequence ATGGGCAAAGGAGATCCTAAGAAGCCGAGAGGCAAAATGTCATCGTATGCTTTCTTTGTGCAAACTTGCCGGGAGGAACACAAGAAGAAGCACCCAGATGCTTCAGTCAGCTTCTCAGAGTTTTCTAAGAAGTGCTCAGAGAGGTGGAGGACCATGTCTGCTAAGGGGAAAGGGAAATTTGAAGACATGGCAAAGGCGGACAAGGCTCGttatgagagagaaatgaaaacttatattcCTCCTAAaggggaaacaaaaaagaaattcaaggaTCCCAATGCACCCAAGAGGCCTCCTTCggcctttttcttgttttgttctgaGTATCGCCCCAAAATCAAAGGAGAGCATCCTGGCCTATCCATTGGTGACGTTTCAAAGAAGCTGGGAGTGATGTGGAATAACACTGCTGCAGATGACAAGCAGCCTTATGAAAAGAAGGCTGCTAAGCTGAAGGAGAAATATGAAAAGGATATTGCTGCATACCGAGCTAAAGGAAAGCCTGATGCTAACAAAAAGGGAGTTGTCAAGGctgaaaaaagcaagaaaaagaaggaagaggaagaagacgaGGAAGatgatgaggaggaagaggaagaggaagatgaagaagatgaagaagaagaagatgatgatgatgaataa